The following coding sequences lie in one Miscanthus floridulus cultivar M001 chromosome 9, ASM1932011v1, whole genome shotgun sequence genomic window:
- the LOC136483146 gene encoding zinc finger BED domain-containing protein RICESLEEPER 2-like: MAGSGDNDGPTINDELRSLGQIPDDEDDMGDAAHLLFGRSAPPTNRDDGADGGAPAASAAAGASAAAPSDAASLASSTTGTGKRRSPVWADFEEVKEVVDGEQVVSAICKLCRHRLSGKSANGTGHLKRHLISCKKKVDRANAVQSRLALNPDGSYRNWEYKPDVARHELIRLIARLDLPLSIADNDAWDDYIQRAHNPRYKRVTRFSTARDLSKLYNEKMLHLKAAVMPGVSSVCLTSDIWSGNAKEDYIAVVAHYITSDWELKKSVIGFKLIEVSHNGINIAECISGVLRDWGLLDKVFSVSLDNASSNTTAMLALTPLLDGYLGYDVDPSDHTKKVYHVVHQRCACHIINLIVKSGLKRLKPCIEIFRTAINFLNSSNQRIAQFKEYCQAKGMRPRKFCLDMDVRWNSTYLMLKHLMPYRTVFSVFINLQFGYPLLVEQHWYIAEKVLQFLELFYDSTVALSGVYYPTSPLVLHHILEIASHLHDYEHDSNLCNVVAPMKAKFLKYWKHVPLLYAFAFVLDPRAKMRGLQNVLDLLAQSNNMSYIDYLAEVKFELHKLYDKYESKFGAARPARTTHPSGLTGKRKQAWGKIFGGSVSSGPSSTAGSSAVPPGLSELTVYLDSDNVVAYDDDFDVLNWWHEHKLTFPVLCTMAKDIMSVPVSTTSSESCFSLTGRIIEERRRRLGPDTVEMLICVKDWELGEEKGQHTVEDEEYEDYFKNQFLDHDSGASGITT; this comes from the coding sequence ATGGCCGGCTCTGGTGACAACGATGGTCCAACCATCAATGACGAGCTCAGGTCGTTGGGCCAGATCCCCGACGACGAAGACGACATGGGCGATGCTGCTCATCTCTTGTTCGGTAGGAGTGCTCCTCCGACCAACCGAGATGATGGTGCTGATGGTGGTGCGCCGGCGGCTAGTGCTGCTGCTGGTGCGTCGGCGGCGGCCCCTAGTGATGCAGCTTCACTCGCTTCGTCCACCACTGGTACTGGTAAGCGGCGCTCCCCTGTGTGGGCTGACTTCGAGGAAGTCAAAGAGGTAGTGGATGGTGAGCAGGTTGTTTCTGCTATTTGCAAGCTTTGTCGTCATCGTTTGTCTGGTAAATCTGCTAATGGCACTGGTCACTTAAAAAGACATCTAATATCCTGTAAAAAGAAAGTTGATAGGGCTAATGCTGTTCAAAGTAGGCTTGCTTTAAACCCTGATGGATCTTATAGAAACTGGGAGTATAAGCCTGATGTTGCTAGGCATGAGCTGATTCGTTTGATTGCTAGATTGGATCTGCCTTTGTCTATTGCTGATAATGATGCTTGGGATGATTACATTCAGCGTGCTCACAATCCTAGATATAAGAGGGTCACTAGATTTAGCACAGCTAGAGATCTGTCTAAGCTATACAATGAAAAAATGTTGCACCTTAAAGCTGCTGTTATGCCTGGTGTGTCTTCTGTTTGTTTGACATCTGATatctggtctggtaatgctaaggaagaTTATATTGCTGTTGTTGCTCACTACATTACTTCTGATTGGGAACTTAAGAAATCTGTTATTGGTTTTAAACTGATTGAAGTGAGTCATAATGGCATTAACATTGCTGAATGTATCTCTGGTGTGCTTAGAGATTGGGGCCTGCTTGACAAAGTTTTCTCTGTTAGTCTTGATAATGCATCTTCTAATACAACTGCTATGCTTGCTTTGACCCCTTTGCTTGATGGTTACCTGGGCTATGATGTTGATCCTTCTGATCATACTAAAAAGGTGTATCATGTTGTGCATCAGCGATGTGCTTGCCATATAATTAACTTGATTGTTAAATCTGGTTTGAAAAGGCTTAAACCTTGCATAGAGAtttttagaactgcaattaacTTCCTAAATTCATCTAATCAGCGCATTGCTCAATTCAAGGAATACTGCCAAGCTAAGGGGATGCGTCCTCGTAAGTTTtgtttggatatggatgttagatggaactcAACCTATCTTATGCTTAAACATTTAATGCCATATAGAACTgtattttctgtgttcattaatctTCAGTTTGGCTATCCTCTGTTGGTTGAACAGCACTGGTACATTGCTGAAAAGGTGTTGCAGTTTCTTGAATTGTTCTATGATTCAACTGTTGCTCTGTCTGGTGTTTATTACCCTACTAGTCCTTTGGTACTGCATCACATACTTGAGATTGCTAGCCACCTGCATGACTATGAACATGATTCTAATCTATGTAATGTTGTTGCTCCAATGAAGGCTAAATTTCTTAAATACTGGAAACATGTGCCACTGTTATATGCATTTGCTTTTGTTCTGGACCCAAgggctaagatgagaggtttgcAGAATGTGCTTGACTTGCTTGCTCAGAGTAACAATATGAGTTACATTGATTATCTTGCTGAGGTCAAATTTGAGTTGCATAAACTGTATGACAAGTATGAATctaagtttggtgcagctaggccAGCTAGGACCACCCATCCATCTGGATTGACAGGTAAGAGGAAGCAGGCATGGGGCAAAATATTTGGAGGATCAGTTTCTTCTGGTCCTTCAAGTACTGCTGGATCATCTGCTGTGCCTCCTGGTCTCTCTGAGCTCACTGTTTACCTTGACAGTGACAATGTTGTGGCCTATGATGATGATTTTGATGTCCTGAATTGGTGGCATGAGCATAAACTAACCTTCCCAGTTCTCTGTACAATGGCTAAAGATATTATGTCTGTCCCTGTTTCAACAACTTCTTCGGAGTCTTGCTTTAGTCTTACTGGCAGGATCATTGAGGAGCGCCGACGTCGATTGGGACCAGACACTGTGGAGATGTTGATCTGCGTGAAGGACTGGGAGCTTGGTGAAGAGAAGGGACAGCATACAGTGGAGGATGAGGAGTATGAAGACTACTTCAAGAATCAGTTTCTAGATCATGACTCTGGTGCTAGTGGAATAACCACTTAG
- the LOC136481141 gene encoding uncharacterized mitochondrial protein AtMg00810-like, with protein MLHLAASRQWPVHQLDVKNTFLHGDLAERVYCHQPAGFVDATRSDHVCLLVKSLYGLKQAPRTWFQRLGAHLRSIGFQPTGSDSSLFVYSSGGALAYLLVYVNDIILTASTTQLLQRVIQELCREFAIKDLGQLKFFLGVQVRRNTSGFFLTQAQYTEDILDRAGMANCKTAPTAVDSKQKLSSDDGELADDATFYRSITGALQYHTLTRPDIAYAVNQACLYMHSPRTAQWNLVKRILWYLRGTINHGLVISASPSTDLKAYSDADWGGCADTRRLTSGYCVYLGDSLISWSSKRQPTVSRSSAEAEYRGVANAAAECCWLRNLLQELHVRVDKATVIYCDNVSTVYLSENPVHHRRTKHVELDIHFVRERVALGQFRILQIPTQHQIADVMTKGLPTPLFQDFRNSLCIKSDHAQTEGGCKRQSLR; from the coding sequence ATGCTACACCTTGCTGCGTCGCGCCAATGGCCAGTGCACCAACTCGACGTCAAGAACACGTTCCTCCATGGTGACTTGGCGGAACGTGTCTACTGTCATCAGCCGGCAGGCTTCGTCGATGCGACTCGGTCTGACCACGTCTGCCTCCTCGTCAAGTCTCTGTATGGCCTCAAACAGGCCCCAAGAACCTGGTTTCAACGACTGGGTGCACACCTCCGATCCATCGGCTTCCAACCCACTGGCTCCGACTCGTCGCTGTTTGTCTACAGCAGTGGCGGTGCTCTAGCGTATCTCCTTGTCTACGTCAACGACATTATCTTGACAGCATCCACCACACAGCTCCTGCAGCGTGTCATCCAAGAGCTCTGTCGTGAGTTTGCCATCAAGGACCTTGGGCAGCTCAAGTTCTTCCTCGGCGTCCAGGTCCGACGAAACACTAGCGGCTTCTTCCTGACGCAAGCTCAGTACACGGAGGACATTCTCGATCGCGCGGGGATGGCGAACTGTAAGACTGCACCCACGGCGGTCGACAGCAAGCAGAAGCTGTCCTCCGACGACGGCGAGCTGGCGGACGACGCAACATTCTACCGCAGCATCACAGGTGCGCTGCAGTACCATACACTGACGCGCCCGGACATAGCATATGCTGTGAATCAGGCATGTCTGTATATGCACTCGCCACGGACAGCGCAATGGAACCTCGTCAAGCGGATACTCTGGTACCTTCGAGGGACGATCAACCACGGCCTCGTCATCTCGGCGTCGCCATCCACCGACCTCAAGGCCTACTCCGATGCGGATTGGGGAGGCTGCGCCGACACACGGCGTTTGACTTCTGGATACTGCGTCTACCTTGGAGACTCCCTTATTTCGTGGTCATCCAAGCGGCAGCCGACGGTGTCACGTTCGAGTGCCGAGGCGGAATACCGGGGCGTGGCGAATGCAGCTGCAGAATGCTGTTGGTTGCGCAACCTACTACAGGAGCTACACGTCAGAGTCGACAAGGCGACAGTGATCTACTGCGATAATGTTTCGACGGTATATCTGTCTGAAAACCCAGTTCACCATCGCCGAACCAAGCACGTCGAGCTAGACATACACTTCGTCAGAGAAAGGGTTGCCCTTGGTCAATTCAGAATTTTGCAGATACCGACTCAACACCAAATTGCAGATGTTATGACCAAAGGGCTGCCCACACCGTTGTTCCAAGACTTCAGAAACAGTCTATGCATCAAATCAGATCATGCTCAGACTGAGGGGGGGTGTAAAAGACAAAGTCTAAGATAG